Proteins encoded in a region of the Nitrospirota bacterium genome:
- a CDS encoding MerR family transcriptional regulator, whose protein sequence is MPEKLFYKIGEVSGIAGVEPYILRYWESEFPFLKPGKNKAGQRVYTKKNLDLVLQVKHLLYQEKYTIAGVRKKFKDSTMKADPAVTETIDRVKKGLRAILKTLK, encoded by the coding sequence ATGCCTGAAAAGCTTTTTTATAAAATCGGTGAGGTAAGCGGGATAGCAGGGGTTGAACCCTACATCCTGAGATACTGGGAATCAGAATTCCCGTTTTTAAAACCGGGTAAAAACAAAGCCGGCCAGCGGGTCTATACAAAAAAAAATCTGGATCTCGTGCTTCAGGTCAAGCATCTTCTGTATCAGGAAAAATATACAATTGCAGGGGTAAGGAAGAAATTTAAGGATTCTACCATGAAGGCCGACCCTGCGGTTACAGAGACAATTGACCGGGTCAAAAAGGGACTCAGGGCGATTTTGAAAACCCTCAAGTAA